Sequence from the Alosa sapidissima isolate fAloSap1 chromosome 21, fAloSap1.pri, whole genome shotgun sequence genome:
taaaaaaataaaaagatagaagggaaaaaaaacaacccaCCAAATCACATTAAAGGCTGATTGTCAGAGAGTGACGGCGTAGCTGGTGCATATTTTAATTCGACCTTCCCAACGCATCTGATTATAAGTGGCCTACGTGTAATATGCAAAGAGGCCATTAAGAATAGCCTTCTAAGTAGGGCTCGGGTGGTTTGCGGAGATACAATCCAAATGtccctctgggtgtgtgtgtggacgatgGCTCACTTTCAAGTTCACTTTATCCAAGAGAGAATTTGTGACAATAGTATTACGTAATGAAACTGtcggcgtgtgtgtatgtgtgtgtgtgtgtgtgtgtgtgtgtggcaggtagggggttggggggtcagTTGGTGAGGCATggcagagagagatgcatgATGGGAAATGAGGGTTTTTTCGGTACAAACACAAAAGAGATGAAAAAAGATGTTCACagcacacatatcacacaaaaaaaaaaatgttcaataaaaaaacaagtgGCAAACGGTGACACGTACTTGGACGAGGGGTTTCTGTCTGCTCCTCCGTTGGACTCTAACAGCACTGTGGGAGGACAAAGGCGCCCTGTTACAAAAGAGCATCACAGACACCACTGCTCCTTACCAACCAGTTTCCCTACTGAACACTGACCTGAAGTGACTTAACGTACATCTTCCATATGTAAGTCAAACGTTCAGCTGCTTCCATGATTAGCCGCTCGCAAAGCAACAAGGACAGGCTAAAGGAAGGCTGTGTCAAAGCACTCGGCCATCAGAGGCCACCGACACCTCCGACTCTCGCCGGCATTAGCTGCACCATGCTAACAGATTAGCGTCGGCAGTTAGCGCCGACGTGGCAGCCAGTGAGCTGAACCCACCAATTTAACATGACACGCGGAGTTAGCGCGTATGCTAATGGGGGGCTCGGGGCACCTGCCCAGTTTCATTTGGACATTCAGGCTGAAGAAAGGCAATCACCGACGACGTTGATTATAACTCTGAGCAGCGCGAGAAAaaatgggggtggtggtggtgggggctccCTCTGAATAATGTACTTGCTTGGCCTCTTGTCACTTGGGATCATGCCAGCTTCCACGCGCAACCTTCACACACGTTGGCGTTGAAAGAACTTACTTATCGcacttgtctgtttgtctaagaGCGGGGCCGCTTGATGGTCCCTCGCTGGCTCGTTTAGGCAATTACTTACGGCACATGCTGTAATTAGCATCTATTAGTTCCATTCCTGGATGACTGTCATTGTCTATTGACTTGTGATGATAAACCATTAAGAGTGGGGGAGGGAAATGTAAGCATTTTGTTTGTTCAGTGTCAGAAAACTGTACCAATGGTGTCTTCCAGGCATGATGAGCGTGATGAGCCATTGTGCCAGATTGGCAGCCAGCAGGGTCATTTGTATGCAGAATTACATCACTGACATCTGATAAATAAATTATATGAGTCTGAACAGGTCATAATAACAAAAAGCAAACACAAATAGTGGATGGCTTGACAATGGTTTAACTCTTTACAAATCAAAGTCATGCACAGGTGTTTGCTTTAGTGAGGTTATTTATAGGATGTGTATGAAGGCTATCACAAATGGAGCACATCtttgttagtattttgtttggatGTCAATGCCAGCCTATGACTGAGTAGGCGATTGTGctattgtactgtatgtacaagagtgtgtctgagtgtgaatGGCTATGCGTGTGTCTGTAGTCTGTGTGAGCATGGCtctctgagcatgtgtgtgtgtgtgtgtgtgtgtgtgtgtgtgtgtgtgcgcgcgcgcttaCCTGTGTGGGATCTCATGTGGGTGCGATAGTGGCTGGGTTGGCTGAAGCTCTTCCCACACACAGGGCAAACATACTTCATCTGCTGCAACAGGGACCTTGCCACTCCTACAGTTAGCAAAGACACACAGTACAGTAAATTCACATGCAAGCACTCAAAGCATGTCTGTGTTCGGGAGCCACAACAAAATGAGAGAAAATCAACAGAATTGGAGTTCAGAATTAGACTTAAAAAAGTTAGCATTAATAATTGCATCAGTATCCATTCTTTGTTATTACATGTTACAACTTGAAGGCATGATATGAACTGTTGACACACAATCATGGCATTTAGGACACGACCACAGAAACTGTATAAATGATCAGATGAGCAAAGCCATCCGGATATATCTTTTCCTCTTCTTTACTTCTTTTGTCTGTCCTTTTTCTCtgccttcctgtgtgtgtgactcttcttacatacagtatgttttcatacagtatgttttcatacagtatgtcattcTATGCCCTCTTTTCCACAGTGCACTAAAATATGAATGTGTTTAGATTTGTAACATCAATTGAAAACGGATCAGACAGATCTAAAAAGGCACCAGATTTAAAAGATGTGTTTAAATCTGACTGAATTACTAAAATCACCTCTGTTGATGGAAAAGGACAATCAAGTGTCATCACTTGAAGATGAACAATGAACAAAAGTTCATTATGAATATTAGTGTTACAGATATGTCTCAGAAAAGAATACATGCATATCAAGCACTATGCGAAAGCacaacattcatttttttgtgAAACACTTGGACTGAAACTCCATTGCAAaggcaaatatatataataaatacagTAGTATGCCCTCAACCTTCCTGCTTTCTTCATTTACATGACATTTAAGATGATATTCATGTAAACAATGCAGGGATGCAACAATCTCAAACAGCCTGTTTGCAAACAGCTACCTGCATTCAAATGTCAGGCGACTCCCCTATTTCTCCCCTTCCTCTGTCTACAAccgcccccctctccccctccatccaCTCGCTCTCCTACCCCCACTCTCTGAGCAGACACCAGTCCTCGCTCTGCCAACGACATGTGGAGGGGAGCAGGAAACAGAGGACAGCAGCCAAAATGTGACCATGGCCGAATGTTATCCTTGTGTGTAATGTGCTGGATGGGTGTAGAGGAGTTAGGcatggggtgggtgtgtgtgtgtgtgtgggggggggggggggctgcaggaGGTGCGGGGTGGGGTTGACTGACCTGCTCATCGTTGTTGACCCCCCCCAGCAACCAGGCTGGTCAGGGAAAGTCTGACATGACAGTGACTTTGAGTGTCGGAGGCACCAGACATGACACCTGACCCCTACTGGTCCGCCTTGGTAAACACGCCCCCCCCTCCCGCCCCCCCATccctcccaccccctctcttCATTGGCATGCGACGGCTATGTGCCGCATATGCTAGCACGGAAACGGCAGATGGCACCGAAAAATAACAGGCTACCGGGCGGCGGCGCAGGAAAAAGGTCACTTGATTGCATGTGACTAACGGGGGAGCGTGACGCTTCAGGGGAATGACAGTGTGGACCTGAGCACAAGTCAGGTCTCGTAATGTGCCGAGGCCCCAGCGAGACAGGAGCGACAGGGGAGAAAGATAATGCTGCTTTCttctgaagaggaaaaaaaatcaagggaaattgctttttttttcaaaatacaaaaaagtaCCCCTCCCCCGCACGCACCCCCTTATGCCTATAGCTGCCCTTGAACCTGACCCCTTTTACCCTGTCTTaaaagagagcaagggagagagagagggagagaacgagTTTGCATTTTTGACAAAAGGCTGTACATACACTGACCTGCACTTCATTCTGTTCACCTAATTGCTCCCTGTCTTATATGCTTCCAATGATTACATACATAAATGAAGTAGTACATGTGAACAAAAAGGATCAACAATATTTTAAGATGCATACTACACACACTTGACAAACTGAAGAGAGAGCAGTGTTGGAATACAGGTGTTCTGCCCCAATGGAACTGTAGGAAGTAAACCAAAGCAAGGCCCCATCTAACACTCGTGGACTTGTCCAAGCGAGCCTAGCAGCGCAATGCCACCTTCACTCACCCGCTTGATCCAGCATGGCGGTGGTGCCAAGGCCCCAGTGGTGGTAAAGGGCAGCCAGCTCAGTTGGGCTGCAGTTCTTCAGGAAGCTCAGGACGTCCAGCTGAGAGGCGTCTCCTGGGTAACCACCGAGGGTGTCTGGTGCCCTCCCGGACGAGTTCTGGAAGGATGAGTCCGCTGCCGAGGTCGGTGCCGTGGCCGGAGAGTCGTCCCTGCACTGCGTGGAGGGGGCCACCGCCGCTGGCGCCTTGCCCTGATCCTCATGCCCGTGCTGGCTGGCCAGGACAAAGTGCAGGCCCTCTTGGGGCAGAAGGCTGCTGGCAGCAGCCCTGCTTGATGTCTTTGGGCTGGGCGCGTGGGCCGAGGGCTTCTTGGGGGTCCCTGAGGGGTTGGAGGCTGCAGAAGCATCAGCGGGTCGCTTTCGGCTACCGGTGCTGCCGCTCGTTTTGGGTTTGGAAGAAGGAGTGGACGCtgatgtggaggtggaggatgaTGAGGAGGCTTTGTGGGGGTGTCCCCTGCTCCGGGAGGGGCTGGATTCACTAGTGCTGGTGCGGTCAGTCTTGGACCCGCTGGCCGCAGCAGGGCTCTGGGGCTGCGGGGGCTGGGTGCGCGGCTTGCGGGTCTCGGTCAGCGCCGGGCAGTCCTTGCCCTCCAGGAAAGGTGGTGGTCCGGTGCGCCGGCGGAACTCCAGGGTCGAGCGCGGGCCCTTGAAGCCGTTCCGCAGAGCCCACTTGGGGGCCAGCGTGCTGCTGCTGTTCACCTTGTGCGCCACACGCTGATGGATCCACAGCACCTCCGGGTAGAGTGTGCTGTGGGTGCAGAATGGGCATCGATGTCGGACCAGGCCGTCCGGCTGCTTGACGGGGTCCAGGACCGAGGAGCCCTCAGTGCTCTCCCCAGCCAGGATGAGGCTGGCAGCGCCAGGCTCGCTACTGTCGCTTTGCGATGCTGACCCCTGCTGGTGGGACGAGGAAGAGCCTGCGCTGTGCTTGAAGGCTGAGTGCCGATCACTCGATGGCTTTTTGTCTgctgaaagaaaaagaaaaacaagtgtTAATACTAGTTTCTTTTCACAAACTATATTGGGCAGATGATACATTTTATATTCCCTGCCTAATGTGTAAGGTATCCCTTTAGACTGGTCATTCTTCTGGTATTACTAAATAAAACCAATAAACTCAAAACTAAGACTTTATTACAGTAATAGAATGCATTTTAAGGTTGATTACACATTCCAAATATATCAACAATATCtgataaaattcaatatcacaCACATTTTAGAATTAGTGCCACACACTATTAAAAATACTGATAGTGGTGAGAACATCCTTTGGTCACTAGATGGCAGATATGTAACATTTTTCCAGAGCTTCCGCAACATTTGTGAATTTACTTACTGTCTTGCAGTCTTAATTTCAAAGCTAATACACACAGaccaaaacaaatacaaaaaaaagaattcaACTTTCGTgaaacaacaaataaataatacaaaagTTGATCATTCATTCAGTCATGATTATTATGGCTCTCTTGGTCTGTTTTCTGATATCACTCAGCATCAGATGAcacagtgtgtgcagtgtaCTCATCTCATCACTACTTCTCTGCCTTCCCTGTCATTAAGAGACTGCAGTCACAGAACTGGCTTTGGTTGTGTAATATCTAGTCAGCTTTGACACCAACAGTAGCACTAAACATATGCAATGACAAAAGATTATGGCCACCCTGTGGTGAGAGAAATCCATCCCTTTAGTCAAGATACCTATATCTGCTAAGCCTCACAGTTAGCAGACACATTTTGTGGACTGTTCTAGTTCTAGTTATTTTGTGTCTTGGTCTCTGGTCTCGGTATAGCTGCACTGAAATCCGTTTACAATGACAGAAGCTTATGGCGAGCATGTGGTGAGAGAAATTCATCCCTTTAGTCAAGACACCTGCATGTGCTAAGCCTCACAGTTAGCAGGCACAAGAGTTAGGCTACCAAGAAAAGGCTAGCATACACAAACAACCAGCACCAATCAATCTATGATCCATGATCTGTAATAGGACATATAAATGTGTACAATGATTTTAAACATTTCCAGATTTAAGATTTAACATGTTGCTCTGCTTATGCAACCATTGTATTGTTTTCCTTAGTACTGGCAACCATATGACCATAAGGCCACATGTGACAGCCAAGAGATCCCAAGTTGATAACACTGTGAACTCTAAACTTCCATGATCTAAtgactttacattacattacattacatttggctgacgcatttttagccaaagctactaacaacatggtaaacagtttaagttttaaagcaactCTACTTCAGTGTTTAGAGTCTGTTTGCTATTTTGGTTTTGttcaaatatatattttccatgcaCGTGGAATTACAACAGAAACAAGATCTCATCAAAGAAGACAACTTTGTTATTTACGTAACTGATTTCCTTCTTTGGCCACTTGCCAGCTCTGGCCAGTTTGGATCACATGATCACAACAGTAAACCAGCGCAGCGAGTGAGGACGGTGTGCTGTGGAGCTCTCTGGTAAGCCCCGGCACAGCCATATGTAAGGGTGGAGGATGAAGAATGACGGCTGGTGGAGTTTTGTCAAGGGAGGCAAAGGAATTTGAGAGAAGCCagaggagaatggagagagagcttGGGGGATGGGGGACCAGCGGTGAACAAAGGGCCATGACACCAGAGGAACCTACGAGAGGAAAAcatttgggggtgggggagtggaTAGCGATGGCcaggatgggatgggatggaaTACAAAAATGACATGGTGGAGAAATTGAAAGCTGATACACACAGTTGTGGCTTCCAGTAGTAAAGGGTCTGTATAGGTTTAGAAGGGGAAGTGATAAGGAGTTGGAGACGTGAGGTATGAAAACGTGACGCCAGGCTAGGAGAGTATTGTTTTCAGTGGCCGAAAACTGTGATGAAGGCTTTGGGTTGTTCTTTCTGATCTTGGACCAGGAGCCATACTACCCTGAATGAAATGCTGAAGAGCGTAGCTGAATAAACTCTTAAAACCAACCAGTGACTTGAAACACCTGCAGGGGTAATAAGAAACCAAAGAGGGCTATCAGTGTGCTGTGCTTTATTCACGTCCATTTGTGTTTCCCAGAACCAGACAGATGTACCTACGGAGAGAGCCAGCTAATTAGGACAGATTTGGTAAGGccagtggggtgggggggcaggggggcaggGGGAGGAGAATCAGTGAGTGGAGCAGCAACAACATTAGGAGCATTTGGACACAGCTCAAGAGATCACAATGGTCATCTGCAGTctgaactagcctacttcagTAGACAAGTACAAAGTAAAAAGACACATGGAGACAGGTATATTCAAAGAGACAGAGGTGGAGGGAACAGCAACTGGCTACGTAAATAATAAATcaattggtgaataaatgtATTCTACTGATGTTGAAGTAGAAAACATGTCATATGGCAAATACCACATACAGAGTCAGGactacagtgcatgaaaatacagTTTACATAATATACATCTCCACAAGGTGTCTCCCTCATCCATGATTTCAACCTAAATGCAAAGTTGAATCCCTATTTTTGGAGGAGGGCTGCATATGTCAATATGTTTTGCGTATGTACCACAATGACCGTCTGAAAACAAATGCAGCCAATGCCTACAAAGCTGATTGGTTGTATTACTTGCATTGTTCCATCTTCAGGGTCACAACTGAAAATTAAAGTAATGTCTAGGGGATGAGTTTGGCCTTCGTTAAGACCAGTGTAGGATTGTACACAGTTTTTGGAGTGTGTATGAATGGGTCCATTCAACTCACAGCTAGTATTTCCAGGAGCATAATGTCTTATTATGGCTAACCCATCACTCTTAATGTCTACTACTTTTGTCCCTAGCCTCTCCTTCATCTGCTAACAACTAATGTGGACGACCATCAACTTGTCAAATTAAAGAACCCTATCTAGATCCTGATATAAGGAttaaaaaatgcaaaaacagATGCCAAGTGTCCCTCATACTATCTGTAAATATTTACTGAATGGGCTTTAATAAAATATGTAACTCAATGCTTCATTTACATCAATATCTAGGCTTAACACAACAGATAAAACATATCTATTATCCATAACTAATCCCAAACCGAAGTGTCTTTTCTCTACAATAATCCACCACCTCAAACCCACTGACCCGAAAACCGCAAAATCTGATTGGCCACCATCTTCTATAAAGCCAAATCAGGCAAACACAGCACTTAGTCCTTACAATCAACTCCCTTCATTATGCGGTTATCTGTGTCTTATAGAATATCCAACTCTCAATTTTGGCATAATGAAGACATCTGTGTATATGTCTAGGGTACTGCACGGCAATTAACTAGCAAAGAGCATCCCATAATAATAGAGATGAGTAATGGGTAAACATCAATACACAAAACCTTAAGCCTTCAATCCTGTCACATTATGTGATACTCAATAGAAAATATTTCCGGATTGTAGGCGCAACCAAATTATCTGAATAATTATTTCAATGTCTTCAGTCATTCTTTCTGCCAACTCTGTGATAAGAACAGACATACTGTGTGCTGTGCACACAATACAATCCTCacactaatcctaaccccaacctaaGCCTAAAAAGCCTAAAATAATAGATATGATAATGTTAGAATTACGAAAGGTAAACACCTATGACAAAATCTCTTCTGTCATAATATAATAGCTCAAAAGGTTGAGAATATTTCCCCACTTAAGGCACAACCAAATAAGCATGGAAAATCTGTCTTCAGTCATTTTCTCTGCCAACTCAGTGTTAAGAACACACATAATACAGGCCTCacactaatcctaaccctaacctaaatCTTTAGAAAATAGAATAACTTATGTATGAAGTTTAAGTGTATCAAGCAATTAATAGCAACAGCTGTTTATCAAAGCAACGATTATTTGGTTGAATTTTGGAATTATGTTATCCACTTCTTGACATACAAAAAGCCTACCTGAGTCTTTGGTTTGTCCAGCCGGCTTCTGATCCCTAAACGCAGCGTTTGTTAAGAAAGAGAGTGCTGCTGCGTCCCTGAATATTGGGGCGGATGACTCCATCCCAGCTCCGAAACCGCTGCCCCCTCCGTGCCGTATCAGCATGTGGATGACCATCTGCTGCTGCGAGCGGAAACCTTTGCCGCACTCCAGGCACTCAGAGGTCTTGTTCTGGGAAGGCCGGCGACTGTTTGTGGTGGTCGGGCGGTATTCCGAGTCGGAATGGCTCTCTGGGCTAACGTCTCCGGAGGAGCCATGTTCGTTTTCCTCCGCCCCAGTGGCGCCGTTATTCGACGTTCGTTTTTTCTTGGCAGCGCTCGGAGTGTTCGAAGTGCTCGGAGCGACAAGCTGTTGCTTCTTCCGCTTCTCCTGCTTTAGGAGGACGTACTCGCCCTTCTCCCGGTCGTAGGCCACGTCGGCATCCGCCAGCCTCTCCTCCCAGCCCAGGCTGTGCTCGGAGGCCTCCACCACCCTGCCCCTGGTGGCCAGCTGCCAGGCTTGGTAGCTGCTTATTGGGTCGAGCTCGGGGATTCGGCTCACTTGGGACTCCTCTGGAGGTTTCTCTGTGGAGCCTGCTTCTCTGAGGTTCAGGAACTCCAGGAAAGCTTTCTTCGACGTGGGAGTCTTGGAGTCGCTAGTGTTGTTCGGCAGAGGCTCGTTTTCTTTCTCTGCGTCACGACGGCCACCACTGACGCGCTCGTGGACCTGCTCGTGCAACCACAAGCTCTGGCGGTCCTGGAAGAAGTTGCCGCATTTGGCGCAAAGTTCGTAGAGACACACGTCGTTCACCAGCGCCGTCTCGTCCTGGGCCACCCCGTTGATGGTCGCCGGGACTTCGGGGTTTCCCGCCTTGGGCTTGGCCCGGATGACGTGCGTCTTCATGTGGCTGCGCAGGAACCATGGCTCGCGGAAACGCCGGCCGCAGATCCGGCAGCCGTGGTCGAGGGGGCCCTGGTGCTTCTTCATGTGCGACTTGAGGAACCAGGCCTGGGTGAAGACCTGGTCGCACTGCCCGCAGGGGTACTCCCCCGCTGGAGGGAGATCCCCGTCCGCTGGGGCCCCCTCGTCTGGGGAGCCCTCCCCACTGGCAAGGGCATCCGAGGGGAGGTGTACCTTCTCCTCGTGGCTGAGCAGCTGCTCCTTGCTGGAGGCCTTGAAGCCGCACAGCTGGCAGGCGAGCGGAGCCTCCTCCTCGTGAGGCACGGCCGAGCCCCGGTCCTGCTCCGTCTGGCTGCGGAGTGTCCTCTGTCGCAGAGGGCAGGGATTCCCCTCACTCCTATCCTTCCTCCCCGGTCCCTTCCTCTGGGACTTGACAgcgtccttctctcctcctccgccgTTGACCACTCGGTTGCATGCCGAGGTGCTTTCCGTGGGGCTGGAGCAACCCTCCTGCTCCTCCGGCAcccctccttccttctcctcctcctcgccttccatcacctcctcctctttcttcttcacctcctcctcccgctgcccttccttctcttcctgtTCTTGGATCTCCATGGAGGTCTGACCCAAGCTGCTCTCAAGCTTGACCGCGTCCGTCGAGCCCTTCACAGGCTTGTCCTTGGCGTGTTTCAGCATGTGCTTGGTGAGGGCGCTGAGGAAAGGGAACGTTCGGCCGCAGAGGTCACAGGCGTGCGTCGAGGGCTTGGCCTGGCTATCGTTGGTCGTCAGGTGTCCTTCCACCTCCATTGTCGGTCTCCCACACGTGTGCCTTAAAGTCTTTCGCTATCTGTTGTGTGCGGTGGTGTGTCCCTGCCACACCTCTGTCATACGGATCTGCGTGAGGTTCTGTCGCCGTGGGAGGACGTCATGACTGGCCGCTGGGTCTCGAAGGTGCTGCTTTTGGGCGTCTGGGAGGCGCTGCTTCTGGTTTGCAGTGTGAGGGCCACTCCCCGAGAGTTGTCATATCACTATGGTGTCTGTGGTGTCTACTTCATTCTGTTACCTGAAGGGGATACAAGACATCAGAAAACAAATGTGAGCATTGGATTCATGTGAgcagtaatgcatggggtttaGAAGGTACAGGTGATGGATGCTTGATAAGGCTtaaattcattaattcattttaCACAGTTTTATTCAAAACGATATCTATGTGTGGTAGAAAGCAATCCTGTAATACAGTTAACAATAAAAAAGTACATGATAGTTACTGGAAATAAAAGATGTAACTACAACTACTAGCAAATATTGAAACTTCCATGACCAATCAGCAGTGATGTGAAAAATGTCACAGACCAATCTCCAATTGCTGAATGATACACAGGAAAACACATAATTAAAGTTCAAGTTTAAAGTGCAATAACCTTAATATTTTCGCCCAATTAACTTACAAAGAGTTTGCCATATTTCTACACGCATATAATACACTATACAGTGTTTCACACAGCAATCCTGGATACAGTAACTTTACTCCTACGTGAGATTCACTATGGCATTGCACCATATCATGTCTTACAAAGAGAGTCAGTGTATTGTCTCAATGGCATTCGGAAGCAGGATTCAGACTGAACCCACTCTCTAGGTTATGAAACTGCTTCCGTAACATTCATTTATATAAGCCAGTGCCCTTCAAGTTGCAGGTACCCTCTAGGGTAAGTCTTTTTCAGTGAGAAGTAAGCTCCATGCTGCTGCACTTCATTCAGATAAAGACATGTATGGAACCATACCGTATCTAGAGAGGGGAAGCTTTTGATATCTACTCAAAACAGTCAAAACAACAGGGACTTATCAAGCAATGACTTTTGAGGTGAACTTCAACAGAGACGTCATTGATGCCCGAAGGACGTACTGTATGTATTATTGTAACAGATGGCATTAATTGAACTATATAAAACAACAAAGAATCCCATGTGAAACAAAGCACACCGTACAGTGTATCCACAGAGTCATATCACAGAGTCCTGAACCAAAATAGAGAGCACACACCCCTGGAATCAGGATATCCTGGAATTTTGTCTTGTTTTCCATCACTTCAACACATTCCAAACCTGGGTGATTTTTTAAGTTGCAATCATCTTTAACCTCTAGGTTTTCTGCAAATTACAGTAATGCACTTATTTATAAATATGtgtattttgaagtgttattgtgtatttgtaaacaagtgtgtgtgtgtgggtgtgtgggtgttcgCTCATGCACAGTTGATATGTGTATTTTGGGCATAATCATTATAGTAGGTGTGTACCGGAGGTGCTTGTGCATAATTATTGTGGCAAATGTACTGCCTGcatgagtgctgtgtgtgtgtgtgtgtgtttgtgtgtgtgcacattcctgtatgtgtgtttgtgtttgtgactgtgtgtgtatgtgtgtgtgcgtgtgctcatCATTGTTTTTGTGCAAGTTTTGTGTATGACagaatgcatttgtgtgtgtgtgtgtgtgtgtgtgtgtgtgtgtgtgtgtgtgtgaatctgtctTAAGGACAGTGGTGCCAGGCGCAGGCCAACTCCAGTCCCTTGTAGAGAGTGAGCGATGGCCGTCTGCTCCACAGCctaaattgagtgtgtgtggtgaggcaTGAAGAATGGATGCATTTAGTACcagagtggaaagagagagagagagagagagagagagagagagagagaaagagagagagaaagcaatggGCCTTAGGGCTGAGTCCTATCACAGCAATCAATATTCCATTATGAACCTCCAACATTTCATGAGATATGCACAAAGAGGACCTCGACAGGCCGCTCCCACAACCTTCACAGAGAaacacagggagaaagagagagagagagctggactgGACAACCGCACGGTACATCGCCTCTACTACAGAATACAGGGCGGCTTATGTAGGACAAGCTGTTCACAgtgagggaagggggggggggggggggggtgcagggagAGGTAATCATTGATTTGATACTAAAAGaaggaaatgtaaaaaaaggaATGTGCTAAACTGGTGATAAAATAGTGAACTGTACTATATTTACTCTATctgctttgtttattttcttcttGAGACAACCAACATGGCAGTCAAGTAGCATTTGTGTGTACGTTTTTGAAAGTGTGTTTCATCCCATTTAACTCGAAGAATCCACTGTAATGGCACTTAAAGTGAAGACAAACAGCAACTTCCCACTGTCTCCTGTCCCACTTTCTTCCCTTATTGTTAAGGATGtctcaaacagacagacacacacacacacacacacacacacacacatacacacacacactacacactagacACACGCGTCAGGAGTAAGGGCTTCATCACTGGAGCAGGCTTGTTCTCGGCGAGGGCTTACCTCAGCGCTGCTGACCTAGTTATCCGCAGACAGTTAAGCTCATCTTGGGCGAGCATCATGCAGGATGCACTGCGAGCGATCTGTGGGTGGGCCGGCCCAAAAACTACACGTCCCAGTCACCCCCAGCCTAGGCCAGCGCCCACCCCGATAAGCTCACGCACAACAGTGCTCACGTTGTTGTGAGTGATTAGATGTATCATGACTGCTTGTCCCCATGATAAACACCAGTTGTTTGCACACAGGATTCCCAACAGTCAGTTATATTTATAACAATGACAGGCTAATTTGCACCCATATGTAATGGGACAGTTCATGTTACCAATCActcatttt
This genomic interval carries:
- the znf516 gene encoding zinc finger protein 516 isoform X2; amino-acid sequence: MEVEGHLTTNDSQAKPSTHACDLCGRTFPFLSALTKHMLKHAKDKPVKGSTDAVKLESSLGQTSMEIQEQEEKEGQREEEVKKKEEEVMEGEEEEKEGGVPEEQEGCSSPTESTSACNRVVNGGGGEKDAVKSQRKGPGRKDRSEGNPCPLRQRTLRSQTEQDRGSAVPHEEEAPLACQLCGFKASSKEQLLSHEEKVHLPSDALASGEGSPDEGAPADGDLPPAGEYPCGQCDQVFTQAWFLKSHMKKHQGPLDHGCRICGRRFREPWFLRSHMKTHVIRAKPKAGNPEVPATINGVAQDETALVNDVCLYELCAKCGNFFQDRQSLWLHEQVHERVSGGRRDAEKENEPLPNNTSDSKTPTSKKAFLEFLNLREAGSTEKPPEESQVSRIPELDPISSYQAWQLATRGRVVEASEHSLGWEERLADADVAYDREKGEYVLLKQEKRKKQQLVAPSTSNTPSAAKKKRTSNNGATGAEENEHGSSGDVSPESHSDSEYRPTTTNSRRPSQNKTSECLECGKGFRSQQQMVIHMLIRHGGGSGFGAGMESSAPIFRDAAALSFLTNAAFRDQKPAGQTKDSDKKPSSDRHSAFKHSAGSSSSHQQGSASQSDSSEPGAASLILAGESTEGSSVLDPVKQPDGLVRHRCPFCTHSTLYPEVLWIHQRVAHKVNSSSTLAPKWALRNGFKGPRSTLEFRRRTGPPPFLEGKDCPALTETRKPRTQPPQPQSPAAASGSKTDRTSTSESSPSRSRGHPHKASSSSSTSTSASTPSSKPKTSGSTGSRKRPADASAASNPSGTPKKPSAHAPSPKTSSRAAASSLLPQEGLHFVLASQHGHEDQGKAPAAVAPSTQCRDDSPATAPTSAADSSFQNSSGRAPDTLGGYPGDASQLDVLSFLKNCSPTELAALYHHWGLGTTAMLDQAGVARSLLQQMKYVCPVCGKSFSQPSHYRTHMRSHTGERPFRCRYCPYSASQKGNLKTHVQTVHRVTFDNTSYSEGRLRQEAQPEEDAAAHGPATAQDHLEAEAADSEGLSEGLG